The genomic stretch CGTCGACGTGGCCGGCGTCGTTAATACCGAGTGCTGAGTGCAACTCAACGTAAAACGCGATCGTATCCGTACCACCAATTCCCGCATTCGGCTGGCCGGTCGGACCATAACCGTACTCGGGCGGAATTGAGACGATCACTTTCGATCCCACGGGTAGTCCGCTCAGACCTTCCGTCCAGCCACGAATCACTTGCTGCAACGAAAACGAGCTCGGCTCACCGCGTTCGAAAGACGAATCGAAAGGATCCGACGATCCCCACACCTGCCCCACATAGTGAGCAACGACGACGTCGCCAGCCTCGACGATCCGGCCCGTGCCTTCTTCCACGACCTCAACCTTGAGGCCCTCAACGGGATTTGGCCCCGGGAATGCAAGCTTGGGGTGCTCACCGGACGTGTCTAACGTGGGCATGTCCGTGCCATATTCGATAGGGCTCGCAGTCTCACTCGGGTCTGCGCTCGGAGAAGGATCATCGCTTCCCGAACAGCCGCTCAAAAGTAATGCCAGCGCCGCAACCATGGCAAGTTTTCGCATCTATTCTCCTCACAAGAATATTCCCCACCCAAAGGTGGGGAATACCAAAAACGTATCAGTGGAACGAGTCACCACACGCGCAGGTACCGACAGCCTGCGGGTTATCGATCGTGAATCCCTGACGTTCAATCGAATCAGCAAAGTCGATCGTGGCACCGTCCAAATAGGGTGCCGACTTCGCGTCCACCAACACTTCGACACCGTCGAAGTCGCGAACCAGGTCGTCATCGAAGAAGCGCTCATCGAAATAAAGCTGGTACATCAGGCCGGAGCAGCCACCGGGCTGGACGGCAATGCGTAGACGCAGGTCGTCACGGCCTTCCTGGTCGAGAAGAGACTTGACCTTATTCGCAGCGACCTGTGTGAGGGTCACGCCGTGAGTCTGGGTGTCGACCGTTTCGCTCATAGTTACCTCCAAATAAGTTACTGGTCTTAGAGTACCCGTTTGCTGGCTGGCGTCTCTAGACCCGCGCCGCGAGCTTAAGCTTTAGGCGCACCCCTGCACTCTATCGGGTAACGATCGCTGGCGCTACGGGGTTAAAAATCCCAGCCCCACGTGCGGGCTATCCGTGCCACGGCGTCGTCGAGAAGCGGCGGGATCGTTGATATGGCTGCCAAATCGTCGCTATCGCCAGCAAAGGCGCGCTCGGGGCGCAGCTCGTAACTACCGTGCAAACCGAGCCGCGGCAGTTCACCTTTACGCAAACCCGAACTGTCAGTGAGAAGTACCACTGGCACGCCGATATCCTGTGCTTGGGTAGCTGCGGCGTGCAATCCGGTGGGTAAATCGACGCCGACTGCCCCGCACACGTACACCACAAGATCAACGTCACTGGGCACGGACACCAGATGCTCACCGATCGTGCGTAGTTGCCCGCCCATGAGATCAAGCAACATTCCTAAACCGCCGCCCACGCCGGCCCACCCGGCTCGCGGATTGATAGTTGGCCCGTTGAGGAGCGACGTACGCCCAGCCCGTTGCGCTGCTCGGGTCAGTTCGACCACCCATTCTCCCGCGCGCCGCTCAAAGTTTTGGGCCGCAGCACCATCTGCGCCGGCATCATGCCACGCCCTAGCCATGCCGCCCACTCCGGTCAGCGGCAGGTCGCCACTATAGGTGGCAGTCAGCCGCAGGTCGCCAAGCGTGCGACGTGCCCTGGCAACGATGTCGCTCAGGTCGAAGGGCTCTGCGAGGACATCGAGTTCTACTCCGGCGAGCTTGCCAAGGAATCCAAGCCCCAGATCTGAATGGGTCATGAGCCTCGGCACGTGCACGTGCACCGCGGTCGAGCCCGCTTCTTTGAGCGCAAGAATATCGCCACCAAGAAAGGCGGTGGATCCAATCGGCGAGCCCTCCCCCGCCCAGCTCACCGCGTCTGCCAGATCGATGAACGCGGCGCCGGGCCACGTCCAGTGCACGCGGCGCGGCGCGGTGTCGATATAGTTCGGTTGCGCGTGTGGATGCCGTGCGGCCACGACGTCGTCAAGACCAGTGCCCACGTGCGCAACCGTCTGGCCCTCGGACGTGAGCAGGCATTCGACGTCGTCATCGCGCACGGATAGCCACGCGCTCATCGCCCGTGTGGCAACAGCGCGTGGCCCCATGCCCGGCAAAGCCGAACAGATGAGTGCGACTTTCAGTGTTATTCTCCGAGCCTCGTCAGCAAAAGCGCTTCGGCAACAATGGCATGCCGCCAGTCGCCAAGGTGCAGGGATTCGTTCTCAGAGTGTGCGCGGGTGTCCGGGTCTTCCACGCCGGTCACCAGAATCTGCGCCTTCGGGAACACCTTCGAAAGATCAGAAATGAATGGGATTGACCCGCCCACGCCAATCTCCACCGAATCGGTGCCCCAGGCTTCACTCAGTGCCCATTGCATGAGCTTAAACGTGTCCGTACGCTCGCCAGCTTCGAAGGACGGGCCGCGCTCGTCGATCGTCACGTCGACGTGAGCGCCGAATGGAGCGTTGGCCTTGAGGTGTGCCACGAGAGCATCGGCGGCTTCGGACACGTCCTGACCGGGAGCAACGCGCAGCGAGAGCACAAAACGTGTAGACGGGATGAGAGTGTTCGACACGAGATCCACTGGTGTCACGTCCATCGCGGTCACAGAAATCGCGGGTTTGGTCCACATCCGTGACGTCAGCGATCCCTCACCGGCAAGTTGTACGCCCTCGAGCACGCCGGCATCCGCACGGAACTCCTCTTCCGGATAGTCGACGTCGGTCTCATCTTTCGACACCAGACCTTCGATCGCGACGTTTCCGGCCTCATCGTGCAAGGTGGCAATCAGGCGCGAGGCCAGCGTGACCGAATCAAGCACCGGTCCGCCATACATACCCGAGTGCAGTGCGTGATCGAGCGCACTAACCGTGACTGTCACTTGAGTAACGCCGCGCAACGACGTCGTCAGCGCAGGGATTCCCACTTTCCAGTTACTCGAATCGGCGACGACGATGACGTCCGCTGCCAAATCGTCCTTGTACTTTTCGAGGAAGTCGACGAAGGTGGGCGAGCCTATCTCTTCTTCACCTTCGATAAACAGGACGATGCCGACGCCGGGGCGCGCCGCTTCGATGGCTGTCAGGTGGGCGATCACGCCGGCCTTGTCGTCGCCGGTGCCGCGCCCGTACAGGCGTCCATCACGCTCAACAGCCACGAAAGGTTCGGAATCCCACAGGTCACGATCGCCTGGAGGTTGCACGTCGTGGTGTGCATACAACATGACAGTCGGCTTGCCGGGTGCGGCCGGGCGGGTCGCCAAAATAGCTGGGCGGCCCTTCTTACCGTTTGCTTCCAACTCGATGACGCGCGTGTCTAACCCGAGCTTGTTGGCACGCTCGGCGATCCACCGGGCGGATTCCACCATGTGACGCTGATCGAAAGAATCGGCGGACACGGAAGGAATCGCAACCAGATCAATGAGGTCCGCGGTTGCCTGCTCCATACGTTCGTCAACTGACGCAATAACATCTTGATATCCCATGACCATAGCCTACGCCGGGTGGCGGGGTTAACCCGAAATGACCACGTGAATGTGGCAGGTAACAATTACACTAAGGGCGGATAACCGCAAAGCTGAAGGATAACTGTGTTCGGACCTAAGAAGAATAAGGAAGAAAACCGCGACCTCGCACCCAAGAAGAAGGCGCTGCCCAAAGGCTACACGCCAGCAAAGGGTGCGCCAACGCCACGCCGTAAAGACGTGGAAGCTGCGCGGCGTCGTCCCCTTGTCTCCGACACGAAATCGTTAACACGTGAAGAACGGCGCGCCCGCAAAGCTGAAAGCCGAGCCAAATCGAACGAGATTTATCGCAAACAACAAGAAGCGATGCGCACCGGCGACGAACGCAATATGCCCATCCAGCATCGCGGCCCCGAACGGCGTTTCGCCCGCGACTTCGTGGACGCCTCCGGGCCGCTATCCGCGTTCTTTATGCCCGTCGCGCTCATGATCCTGCCGCTCATGTTTCTCCAACCTAAGTGGCCTGATGTGATCATTCCGATCGTGTGGACGATGTACGGCGTGTTCCTGCTCATGACGATCGTCGCGTTCATGACCGGCTACCGTGCCAAACTACTTGTGGAATACCGGTTTGATAACGTGCCGCGCGGACTCATGCTTCAGATGGTTGGCCGCGCTTTTTACCTGCGCCGCTGGCGTTTGCCTAGCCCGCAAGTGGCACGCGGCGAATATCCCGACGGCGGTTCACCTGCCGACTTGAAAGCCGCCCGCAAAGCACGGCGCGCTAAGAAAAAGGGAAAGTAAGGCGGCGTTACGTTATTGGCGTGCGGCAAGGGCTGCGGGCCGAGACCACGCCAGCCACGCTAGTGCAACGACCACACCGAGCGTTGGCAGATAGTAGTAGGTTGATCCAGCTTCAAACCAGGGGCTCACCCGGGCGAAATACTCCGGCCAGATAAGGCCAGCGCCCGCGCCCAAGAGATTGATTAGCCATGCGATCGCGGCCAGGCGTCGCATTCGCTTGCCGTTGTGTACGACGCCGACGCAGCCGGCCAACCACGTCAGTGCAGCAACGATCGTGGTCACAGCGACTAGGTAGTTCCCGGCCACCACGGCTTCGGTCACCGCGACCACGGCACGCCACACGAAAACAGCCGCCCCAACGCATAGCGCCGCGATGATAACCACTGGCCAGCCACGGGCGCGGGTGCGCGTGTCGTTCAGTTGTTCACTCACGTGCTCGTTATCTCCTTTGCGTGCGGCTACTACCATCATGACATGCCGATTATATTTTCGTGTCCGTCTACAAGCGAAATCGGAAAATCGCCCCGGAGGCGGTACCAGATCTATACTGTACGCATGACCCAAATTGAAACCAAAGAATTTTCGCAAGATCTCGCTCGCAATCTCGCCGTTGTCGCGGCAAAGAAGGGCGAGTCTTTTACATTAAACACGCTGATCACTGACAAGGACTTCGTCTCGGCGATCGAAACAGCGCTCGCCACGCTGGATGCCTCGGGTGTCGTGCGCCTAGTGAACCCGGCAGATACGGCGAAGTTGGTGTTCGTCGTCGTCGATCCGGACTCCGAACGCGAAGCTTTCGGCGAGCTGGTACGCGCCGCAGCTGGAGTGGACGAGCTCGTCGTCGCCTCAGCCGTATCCGACGTCGCAGCCGCCGTGGAAGGTGCGCTGACTGGCGGCTACGTGTTCGACGAATACAAGCAGCCAAAGAAGGCTCCGCTTGGCAAGCTCGTCGTGTCAGTGGATGACGACGCCGCCGTGACGCGCGGCCAGGTGCTCGCCGAGCAGATCAATCGCGTGCGTGATCTCGTTAACCTGTCCCCCAGTGAGCTCGTACCTGAAACGCTGGCGCAGATCGCAGAAGATGAAGCCGGAGCGGCAGGTCTGGACGTCAAGGTCTACCGGGAAGACGAATTGGAAGAACTTGGCCTAGTCGGTCTCCTCCAGGTTGGCCGCGGTTCAGCCAATCCCCCGCGCCTAGTTCGTATCGAGTGGAAACCTGAAGGTGCGCAAGGGTCAACCACCGCGCTCGTTGGTAAGGGCATCACCTTCGATACCGGCGGATACTCGCTTAAGCCGTCGAACGCAATGACGGAAATGAAGACCGACATGGCCGGTGCTGCCACGGTTCTCAACACGATCATCGCTGCCGCACGCCTTGGGGTGAAGCGCCACGTTGTGGCCTGGATGTGCCTGGCAGAAAACATGGTCTCAGGTACCGCTGGCCATCCCGACGACGTCATCGTCTACCGCAACGGCAAGTCCGTCGAAATCGACAACACGGACGCCGAAGGCCGACTCGTGCTCGCAGACGGACTCATTATGGCCAGCGAGGAGAAAGCCGACAAGATCATCGATATCGCCACGTTGACGGGCGCGCAAATGGTTGCCCTCGGCGAACGCTACACCGGCGTCATGGGAAGCGACGAGTATGCCGCCACCATCGCCGAGGTTGCCGGAACCGTGGGAGAAGATGCTTGGCACATGCCCCTTCCGGCACACCTTCGCGACACGCTCGATTCGAACATCGCCGACATGAAGAACTCCGGTGGCAGCCGCTTCGGTGGCATGCTCACAGCCGGCCTGTTCTTGAAAGAGTTCGTGGACGCACCAAAGTGGGCACACCTTGACATCGCAGGCCCGTCGTTCAATCGTACGGCTCCGCGCGGTGCCACACCCAAGGGCGCAACCGGCGTCATGCTTCGCACGATGCTCGCCGCCATTGAACGCGACGCCTAAGCGTTAGCAACGGCGAACGCCTAGCGTGCCTGTGTGCCGGGATTCTTCATCGACCATTCCCGCATGGCACGCGGATAGCCAGTCGCAGCAACGTCAAAAAGTGAAATCCCCAGTTTTTCGGCCAGCTCTTTAGCCGCCGAGAAGCTGGGGACTTTACGTCTCGTCCACTCGCCATCAACAGCAACAAGCACGATCGCAGAAGGGTCGCGTGGAGTTTCCGCCTCGAAATATGCCGACACGCCCGAGCGCGTCGCAACAAAGTTTTCTAAATGCGCTGTCGTTTCAGCGCGCTTACGACGCTTGCCGAAAATACCGCCGTCGCTATTCGAGCTCGAACGCCTGCGAGAAAATAGTGCCATTGAACGAGTCTAACTGGCCGCTGTGCGAAGTTCAGCCCGTGGGTAACTTCATGGATATACAAGAATTTTGGATCACAAAGTGGAATACTTAAGGGCGATACAGGTTGGTCTATCCAGCACACCATTAATCTCGAGGGAGAGGTAAGTGACTGATTCACAAGAATACGATGTAGTCGTTCTTGGCGCGGGCTCCGGCGGTTACGCTACGGCTTTGCGCGCGGCACAATTGGGAATGAAGGTAGCGCTCATTGAAGGCGATAAGCTCGGCGGCACGTGTTTGCACCGCGGCTGTATCCCCACCAAGGCGCTCCTTCACGCGGCCGAAGTTGCTGACGAAATGCGCGAGTCGAAGTCGATCGGCATTTTGGGCACCTTCGAAGGCGTCGACATGGGCGCACTCAACAAGTACAAGGACGGCGTTGTTAACCAGATGCACAAGGGGCTCACGGGCCTCATCGCATCGCGCAAGATCGAGGTCATTAACGGCTATGGCCGCCTCGTCAGCCAAGACACGGTTGAAGTTAACGGCCAGCGGGTCAAGGGCAAGAACGTCGTCCTGGCCACCGGTTCGTACTCGAAGACAATCGGCCAGACCATCACCAACCGCGTGATCACCTCCGAACAGGCACTGAAGATGGACTGGGTGCCCAATTCGGTGATCGTGCTCGGTGGCGGCGTGATTGGCTGTGAGTTCGCCTCCGTGTGGAACTCGCTTGGCGCTAACGTGACGATCATCGAAGGTCTTCCCAACCTTGTCCCGAATGAGGACAAGGAAGTCTCGAAGATGCTCGAGCGTCAGTTCCGCCGTCGGAAGATCACGTTCAAGACGAACACGATGTTTGATCGCGTTGAGGAAGACGATTCCGGCGTGCACGTGTTCACCCAGGATGGCAAGCAGTACGACGCCGATGTGCTCCTGATCGCCATTGGCCGCGGCGCTGCCACAGCGAACCTCGGTTTCGAAGAGCAGGGCATCAAGATTGATCGCGGCTTCGTGATCACCAACGAGCGCCTGCACACGGGCGTCGGCAACATTTACGCGGTCGGTGACATCGTGCCGGGAGTCCAGCTCGCACACCGCGGCTACCTCCAGGGCGAGTTCGTGGCAGAAGAAATTGCCGGACTGAACCCGAAGGTCATCAACGAGGATCTGATCCCGAAGGTAACCTTCTCGAACCCGGAGATCGCCTCGGTTGGCCTGTCCCAGGAGAAGGCCGAAGCGAAGTTCGGTAAGGAAAACGTTGAAACCGCCATGTTCAACCTGGCTGGCAACGGCAAGTCGCAGATGCTCGGAGCTCAGGGCTTCGTCAAGATCGTCCGCGAGAAGGACGGCCCGATCGTCGGCTTCCACGCCATCGGCGCCCGCATGGGCGAACAGGTTGGTGAAGGTATGCTGATGACTGCATGGGAGGCAATGCCTGAGGACTTCGAAGGCCTCGTGCATGCTCACCCAACCCAGAACGAAGCCGTTGGCGAAGCGATCCTCGCTCTCGCAGGCAAGCCAATGCACAACTGACCGAAGGAGAATTAAACATGTCTGAACCTATTAAGATGCCCGCACTGGGCGAGTCCGTCGATGAGGGCACGGTCACCACATGGCTGAAGGAAGTTGGCGACGAGGTCGAAGCCGACGAGCCCATACTCGAAGTGTCCACCGATAAGGTCGACACGGAAGTTCCAGCCCCTGCCGCTGGCATTCTCGAATCGATCGAGGTTGGCGAAGATGAGACCGTGGCGGTCGGCACCGTTCTCGGTTACATTGGCGACGGCTCGGGCGCAGCACAGGCTGCTCCTGCGGCTGAACCTGCTCAGGAAGAAGCGCCCGCTGAAAGCGCGGAGCCAGAGCGTGCCCCGGCGTCGGATTCAACCAGTTCTGGGCAGGGCGGTGTCGAAGTGAAGATGCCTGCTCTCGGCGAATCCGTTGACGAGGGTACGGTGACCACGTGGCTGAAGGAAGTTGGCGACGAGGTCGAGGAAGACGAGCCGATCCTCGAAGTGTCCACCGACAAGGTTGATACCGAGGTTCCAGCTCCCGCATCCGGTATTCTGAGCGAAATCAAGGTCGGTGAAGACGAGACCGTTGCCGTCGGCACTGTGCTTGCCATCATTGGTGGCGAAGCTCCGGCACCTGCCGCGCCTGCCGCTGAAGAACCGAAGGCTGAGCCCGAACCGGCCCCGGCTGCACCTGCAGCTCCGGCTGAACCGGCCGCACCTGCTGCTCCGGCTGCTCCCCCGGCGCCTCCGGCACCGGCAAAGTCGGCAGCACCTGAAGATGGCAAGTCTGCCTACGTGACGCCGATCGTGCGCAAGCTGGCGAAGGATCTCGGCGTCGACCTGTCCACGGTGGAAGGCACCGGCGTCGGTGGCCGTATCCGCCGCCAGGACGTCGAAGCTGCTGCTGAGGCTGCGAAGAAGGCGGCCGAAGCTGCCGCAGCACCGGCCGCTCCCGCTGCTCCTGCTGCACCTGCAGCTCCTGCCGCGCCACAGGCTGGTGCCAAGGCGAAGATCGCTGAAAAGGCCAAGGAAGCCGCCTCGCTGCGCGGTACTCGTAAGAAGATGACGGGCGTGCGCAGGGCAATCGCTAAGCACATGGTCGAGTCGCTCGAAACCTCGGCTCAGCTGACCACGTTCATGGAAGTGGACGTCACCCGAATCTGGAACCTGCGTGCTCGTGCGAAGGATGGCTTCCTTGCACGCGAGGGCGTCAAGCTCACGTTCCTGCCGTTCTTCGTGCAGGCTGCAACCGAAGCTCTGAAGGCACACCCGCTGCTGAATTCCTCGGTGGAGGGTAACGAGATCGTCTACCACGATGTGGAGAACATCGGTATTGCTGTTGACACCGATCGCGGCCTGTTCGTACCGGTGGTCAAGAATGCTGGCGATCTCAACATCGCAGGTATTTCGAAGGCGATCGCTGATCTCGCGTCGCGCACGCGCGATGGCAAGATCAAGCCTGACGAGCTGTCCGGTTCCACGTTCACGATCACGAACACCGGTTCCGCGGGAGCTATCGCGGATACGCCGATCATCAACCAGCCGAATGTTGCCATTCTTGGCACGGGCATGATCTACAAGGCACCGGGTGTGGTCAAGGATCAGGACGGCAACGATGTGATCGCAATTCGCAACAAGTGCATCCTGTCGATCTCTTACGATCACCGGATTGTCGACGGCGCGGATGCTTCGCGTTACCTCTTCGATGTGAAGACCCGCATCGAGGAAGGCGACTTCCCAGACGTCCTCTAATCTGGAGGCATCTGGTAGACGTCCGGTAGGCGTCTGAACTAAAACCCGGTGGGGCCTAGCGAACGCCAGGCCCCACCGGCATGTTGGGAGGCATGCGCAGGCGCAGTTCTATGTGCAGGCGCAGTTCCCACCGTTCCCGGGGTACACGTTCGCTTCCCGGGGTACCGAATCCGGCGATTTGTCTACCCCGGGAACGCAACAGGTACCCCCGGAACTGCCAGTGACAGCTGCTAGCGTTCTCCGACTGCCGTACTGATCGGGCAGGGGCGGATCTCGGCTAGTGCGCCCTCGTCGAAGCGCCACCTTCCACAGATCGACTCTGCTTCGTTCATCTCCGGATGTCCTCGCACACGAGCACCCAGTTGCCGGGTCACCACCTGTAGCTCGGGGCCTTGCACATGGAGAACTTCTACCGATAAAACTTCGGTGGTGATGGACTCCACGTCATTGTGTTCCAGCCATGCCCATAGTTCTTCGTCGGCTTTCCGCGCTGGAGAATCGGGAACGGTCAGACGTGCGAGCCCGGGCCAGTCGGAGTCAATGATTGCCTGGTTGCGAGCTGTTATCCGTTCAATTACAAAGGATTCCCAGTCTTCGGCGGGCGTGGCAGCAGGCTGTAAAATGGCGATGCCGAATCCGATGATGAACGCGCTCAATGCCGTCCATGCCATCCATGCTCTGCCCATAGACCAATCACAACATAGTCACTGGCGTAATGATTATCTTTTCCACAACTTTGTGAATCGCTATCTGGACCGCTTTGGATGATAATAGGCGCTGGTTATTAAAGAAGTAAAGGATGAACATGGGCGCATTGAGCGGCTATAAAGAATTACCCAAACTGGTGGGGATTCCCTATTTGCTAATTTCATTTTTCGGGCGGCTACCAACGGGCATGGGAACGATTGGCATCCTCACGCTCGTGGCGAGCGAGACCGGATCGGTGGCAAACGCGGCTTACTGTTCGGCCGCCTATGCGATTGCGAACGGTATTGGGAACGTCGTCATTGGCCGGTTGACCGACACCTATGGTCAGCGTCTACCCTTGCTTGCTATTGCACCTTTCAATATTGCGTTCTTGATCCTGATCGTGGTGTTAGCGGCAGGCGACCCGTCTCCAATAGCACTTGTGGCAAACGCGGCAGCGATCGGTATTACCACGTCTCCGATTGGTCCGCTGGCTCGCGTTCGCTGGTATTCCATCGCCTCGCGTAAGCAGATGCCGGCCGCGATGTCGTGGGAGACGGTCAACGACGAAATGGTTTTCGTGCTCGGTCCAGCCGCAGTCGGCATCATTGCCGCCTCGCTGTCGGCAAGCGCGCCAATGCTCTTGGCAGCCGTACTGGTACTCACTTGCGTGTTTCCGTTCGCGCTCTCACGCCATTCACCCGGGCCGCAGCTCAAGGATTCACAGCGCCCATCATTCGCACATATTGTTCGGCGAGTGCGCACGCCACTCTTGGCGATGGCTTTCTTGGGCATGTTTTTCGGGGCGATGCAGACCAGTGTCACCGCTTTCGCCCAAGCAAACGGTATGCCCGGGATGGGCGGCCTCATCTACGCATCGCTGGGCCTGAGCGCCGCGATCACCGCGCTCATCGCCGTCGGGCTCCCAGCTCGGTTCACCTTCGTCTCGCGCATCTTCGTCGGCGGAATTGGCATGGCCGTGGGTGCAGCGGCGTGTACGCTCGCGACGTCGGGGCTCACGCTCTCCCCATTGGTGTTCCTCGCGGGTCTATTCATTGGTCCGACGGGCGTGGCGATCTTTACGCTGGCGGGAATGTGGGCGCCGCGTGGGGGCGACGGCGTCGCAAACACCGTCATCGTGTCCTCGAACGTGCTCGGAACCGCGGCGGCAAGCGCGCTGATCGGGCGGCTCCTCGAGACGAACACGGACTACGGATTCCTCGCCGCGGCCGCCTGCGGGCTGGCTCTCACGCTCGTCGCTGCGACGACGGGGCGCCGCGACGAACGCGCCCATTCCGCCCGATGAGCCGACGCCGCCGTATGCTTTGAGCACTCGCGGCTCATCTACTACACTCTAAGCAGTTGGCCAAATCAAGGAAGTGCAATGGCAAAGAACAAACCTAAGAAGAAGCGCTGGTGGAGCTACCTCGGGGATGCGTACCGGGTCTCGAAGAAGACGTACCCGTGGGCGCCTTGGGGTATTCTGGGTGGTTTTCTCCTCGGTGTTGTCATCGGTGTTATTGGCGCTGTGACAACCCGCCAGTGGATCATCTGGATTCTCATGGGAATCTTCATGGGTATCACGCTTGCGCTTCTGGTTCTTGTGCAACTTGTCAAGAGGGCGTCCTACGCTCAGATCGACGGCGTGCCTGGCGCGGTTGGTGCCGTGCTCGGGAATATTAAGCGTGGCTGGGTGATCGAGCAGGAGCCGGTGCGTTTTAACGCGCGTACGCAAGATATGGTTTACCGTGCGATTGGCCGGCCGGGCATTGTTCTCATTGCGGAAGGCCCGGCGAATCGGGTTAATCGCCTGCTGAACGACGAGCGCAAGGCGATTAAGCGCGTGGCGCCGTCGGCGCCCGTCCAAGTGGTGAAAGTGGGGCACGACGACGGTCAGGTGCCGATTGACAAGCTGGAAAAGCACATCAAGCGGCTGCCGAAGGTGATGAGTCACGACGAGGTCGCCGCAGTCTCGGCGCGAATGAAGGCAATCCCGACTAACTCTCTGCCGATCCCGAAGGGCATCGATCCGTTTAACGTGCGCCCGGATCGGCGCGCGATGCGCGGCTAACCGCCGTTTACATCACGTTATCCATCCACGATTCGAGGCGATAGCCGGAATCGAGCGTGCCGCTTAGTACCACTACCCCGGTGTTGACGAGCGGCACGAATTCGTCCGGTAGTGCCCCTCCCCCGCGCATGCCCACCCAGAAGGCGATGACCGCTCCATGAGCGAACACGACTGCGCTCTGGTCCCCTTCGGCTTCGACTTGGCGGACGGCGTCGTCGAAACGTGCGAGTACGGACGTGCCGGTCACGTCTGGCGCTCCGGGCATCGACAGATCCATGTCGCCTTCTACCCAGCGGAAGATCGTACGCGAATAGTCGCGGTAGTGCTGTTCCGTGTCGCCGTTTTCTAAATCTCCAGCCTGGATTTCCCGAAAGCCTGGATTGATGTTGATGTTAAGCCCGAGTCGCGTGGCGAGCGGGGTGGCCGTCTGCTGCGTACGGGTGAGGTTCGACGCCCAGATGGTTTGTGGATCGTGGGTGAGAAGTGTGGCGACGACGTCGTTGGCCTGCGTCCACCCTTCCTCGGTGAGAACCGCGCCGGGTGCGGCCGTGTCAATCCTATGAGCGGCGTTGTTGTAAGTCTGGCCGTGGCGGACAAGTATGAGTTTCATTCCCATGCCTCTTCCCATTCGCGTTGGTCGCGATCAAAATCGTCTTCGTCAGCGGCCGTGGCGGCCTCATCTTCGATGTCGGCAGTCACATTACGCAGTGCAGCAATGAGATACGCGTTGTGTGCATCCTCGTGTGTGGGATACGGCCCCATGCGCTCCGCGGCGGCGAACGGCGGCTCCTCCGACTCCACTACCTGCCCCGTTACCATGTTGAACCAGAATGCCATGCTTCGATCATACCCACCTTGAGCTTGCTAAGCTTATTGACATGCAAGCAGATCGAGCACCATTAGGTAATCTTCAACCGGGCGTCGTTTCGCCCATGCGCACCGTTCCCGCATATATTGAACGGCCAGAATACATGTTTCACTCCGGCCCGGAAGTGGTGACGGCCTCGGAGATCAAGTCGCCGGAGACGATTGAGAAGATCCGGGCGGCCGGGCGGATTGCCGCTGATGCTATGCAGCTAGCGGGCGCCGCGATCAAGCCGGGCGTCACGACCGATGAGCTCGATCAGATCGCGCATGATTACATGGTTTCCCAGGGTGCCTACCCGTCGACGCTCGGCTACATGGGTTTCCCGAAGTCGATCTGCACCTCGATCAACGAGGTCATTTGCCATGGCATTCCTGATGATCGCCCGCTCGAAGAAGGTGACATCGTCAACCTCGACGTCACAGCATACAAGGACGGCGTTCACGGGGATACGAATGCGATGTTCTACGTGG from Trueperella bialowiezensis encodes the following:
- the lpdA gene encoding dihydrolipoyl dehydrogenase, with the protein product MTDSQEYDVVVLGAGSGGYATALRAAQLGMKVALIEGDKLGGTCLHRGCIPTKALLHAAEVADEMRESKSIGILGTFEGVDMGALNKYKDGVVNQMHKGLTGLIASRKIEVINGYGRLVSQDTVEVNGQRVKGKNVVLATGSYSKTIGQTITNRVITSEQALKMDWVPNSVIVLGGGVIGCEFASVWNSLGANVTIIEGLPNLVPNEDKEVSKMLERQFRRRKITFKTNTMFDRVEEDDSGVHVFTQDGKQYDADVLLIAIGRGAATANLGFEEQGIKIDRGFVITNERLHTGVGNIYAVGDIVPGVQLAHRGYLQGEFVAEEIAGLNPKVINEDLIPKVTFSNPEIASVGLSQEKAEAKFGKENVETAMFNLAGNGKSQMLGAQGFVKIVREKDGPIVGFHAIGARMGEQVGEGMLMTAWEAMPEDFEGLVHAHPTQNEAVGEAILALAGKPMHN
- a CDS encoding histidine phosphatase family protein — its product is MKLILVRHGQTYNNAAHRIDTAAPGAVLTEEGWTQANDVVATLLTHDPQTIWASNLTRTQQTATPLATRLGLNININPGFREIQAGDLENGDTEQHYRDYSRTIFRWVEGDMDLSMPGAPDVTGTSVLARFDDAVRQVEAEGDQSAVVFAHGAVIAFWVGMRGGGALPDEFVPLVNTGVVVLSGTLDSGYRLESWMDNVM
- the sucB gene encoding 2-oxoglutarate dehydrogenase, E2 component, dihydrolipoamide succinyltransferase, with amino-acid sequence MSEPIKMPALGESVDEGTVTTWLKEVGDEVEADEPILEVSTDKVDTEVPAPAAGILESIEVGEDETVAVGTVLGYIGDGSGAAQAAPAAEPAQEEAPAESAEPERAPASDSTSSGQGGVEVKMPALGESVDEGTVTTWLKEVGDEVEEDEPILEVSTDKVDTEVPAPASGILSEIKVGEDETVAVGTVLAIIGGEAPAPAAPAAEEPKAEPEPAPAAPAAPAEPAAPAAPAAPPAPPAPAKSAAPEDGKSAYVTPIVRKLAKDLGVDLSTVEGTGVGGRIRRQDVEAAAEAAKKAAEAAAAPAAPAAPAAPAAPAAPQAGAKAKIAEKAKEAASLRGTRKKMTGVRRAIAKHMVESLETSAQLTTFMEVDVTRIWNLRARAKDGFLAREGVKLTFLPFFVQAATEALKAHPLLNSSVEGNEIVYHDVENIGIAVDTDRGLFVPVVKNAGDLNIAGISKAIADLASRTRDGKIKPDELSGSTFTITNTGSAGAIADTPIINQPNVAILGTGMIYKAPGVVKDQDGNDVIAIRNKCILSISYDHRIVDGADASRYLFDVKTRIEEGDFPDVL
- a CDS encoding DUF4191 domain-containing protein; translated protein: MAKNKPKKKRWWSYLGDAYRVSKKTYPWAPWGILGGFLLGVVIGVIGAVTTRQWIIWILMGIFMGITLALLVLVQLVKRASYAQIDGVPGAVGAVLGNIKRGWVIEQEPVRFNARTQDMVYRAIGRPGIVLIAEGPANRVNRLLNDERKAIKRVAPSAPVQVVKVGHDDGQVPIDKLEKHIKRLPKVMSHDEVAAVSARMKAIPTNSLPIPKGIDPFNVRPDRRAMRG
- a CDS encoding MFS transporter translates to MGALSGYKELPKLVGIPYLLISFFGRLPTGMGTIGILTLVASETGSVANAAYCSAAYAIANGIGNVVIGRLTDTYGQRLPLLAIAPFNIAFLILIVVLAAGDPSPIALVANAAAIGITTSPIGPLARVRWYSIASRKQMPAAMSWETVNDEMVFVLGPAAVGIIAASLSASAPMLLAAVLVLTCVFPFALSRHSPGPQLKDSQRPSFAHIVRRVRTPLLAMAFLGMFFGAMQTSVTAFAQANGMPGMGGLIYASLGLSAAITALIAVGLPARFTFVSRIFVGGIGMAVGAAACTLATSGLTLSPLVFLAGLFIGPTGVAIFTLAGMWAPRGGDGVANTVIVSSNVLGTAAASALIGRLLETNTDYGFLAAAACGLALTLVAATTGRRDERAHSAR